A section of the Mesobacillus jeotgali genome encodes:
- a CDS encoding TPM domain-containing protein, giving the protein MMSHRIFPGLAAFLAILLLLLPSAASAAPSEIPAPVGDIYVQDFGNILSDTDENQLRNIGRSIDDQTTSQIAVLTVDSIGERSIEEYSVDAYRKFGLGTKEKDNGVLLVIAMQEKKIRIEVGYGLEGVIPDGKAGRILDEFAIPHLKNGQPNLAVMNTYQALANEVSGTNEFGSPSQGDQGQQDLPIPSWLLIVIVIGVIVLDFMFFGGTLTYLLLSIISRGGGGGGPRGGGGGSSGGGGASRGW; this is encoded by the coding sequence ATGATGAGTCATAGGATATTCCCCGGATTAGCAGCTTTTCTTGCCATCCTGCTCTTGCTGCTTCCATCCGCGGCATCCGCGGCACCAAGTGAGATACCGGCACCTGTTGGAGATATCTATGTTCAGGACTTTGGAAATATCTTAAGTGATACCGATGAAAACCAGCTAAGAAACATTGGCAGGTCGATTGATGACCAGACAACTTCCCAGATTGCGGTTCTGACCGTAGACTCGATTGGGGAGAGAAGCATCGAGGAATACTCAGTTGATGCCTACAGAAAATTCGGTCTCGGAACAAAAGAAAAAGATAATGGCGTTTTGCTCGTCATTGCCATGCAAGAAAAGAAAATCAGGATTGAAGTCGGCTACGGTCTCGAGGGTGTTATTCCCGATGGCAAGGCGGGGAGAATACTTGATGAATTTGCCATTCCCCATTTAAAAAATGGCCAGCCAAACCTTGCAGTGATGAATACGTATCAGGCACTAGCAAATGAAGTGTCAGGGACTAATGAATTCGGAAGCCCATCGCAGGGTGACCAGGGTCAACAGGATTTACCTATCCCTTCCTGGCTGCTGATCGTTATTGTTATCGGTGTGATTGTCCTCGACTTCATGTTCTTTGGCGGTACCCTTACCTACCTGCTATTATCTATAATTTCCAGAGGCGGCGGAGGCGGAGGACCCCGTGGAGGAGGCGGCGGCTCTTCCGGCGGAGGCGGAGCAAGCCGGGGCTGGTAG
- a CDS encoding LemA family protein — protein MKKGLGIVIGLLVILGIFIMMGVGSYNSFVSEEENVNQAYAQVENQLQRRLDLIPNLVNSVKGYAAHEKEVIKSISDARARLAGANTPEEQATANAELSGALSRLLVVVENYPNLKADKQFTQLMDELAGTENRLSVARKDYNDQVSIYNKKVKQFPGALIANITGFDEKEYFKADPRAQEAPEVDFGG, from the coding sequence ATGAAAAAAGGTTTAGGAATTGTTATTGGGTTATTAGTAATTCTCGGAATTTTCATCATGATGGGGGTTGGCAGCTACAATAGCTTTGTATCTGAAGAAGAGAATGTCAATCAGGCTTATGCCCAGGTAGAAAACCAGCTGCAAAGAAGGCTGGACTTGATCCCGAACCTGGTGAATTCAGTCAAGGGATATGCAGCACATGAAAAAGAAGTTATCAAATCAATCTCAGATGCCAGGGCAAGATTAGCAGGTGCGAATACACCCGAAGAACAGGCTACTGCCAATGCTGAATTATCGGGCGCACTTAGCAGATTACTGGTGGTTGTTGAAAATTATCCAAATCTAAAAGCAGACAAGCAATTCACTCAATTGATGGATGAGCTTGCTGGTACAGAAAACAGGCTGTCAGTGGCGAGGAAAGATTATAATGACCAGGTGTCCATTTATAACAAAAAGGTTAAACAATTTCCAGGTGCCCTTATCGCAAATATAACAGGATTTGATGAGAAGGAATACTTTAAAGCAGACCCAAGGGCACAGGAGGCTCCAGAGGTTGACTTTGGAGGCTGA
- a CDS encoding 1,2-dihydroxy-3-keto-5-methylthiopentene dioxygenase: MAYIVKQNTQERIVDEQQVEEFLNTQEVIYEKWDITKLPAHLQEKFLLSDEEKQQILNAFQTEIENISARRGYKAQDVISLSDNTPNLDQLLANFKQEHHHTDDEVRFIVSGHGVFVIQGKDGEFFEVFLNPGDLISVPENTRHYFTLQDDRRVVAVRIFVTTEGWVPIYEEEKISQ, translated from the coding sequence ATGGCATACATCGTAAAGCAAAACACACAGGAAAGAATCGTTGACGAACAGCAAGTAGAAGAATTTTTAAATACGCAGGAAGTCATCTATGAAAAATGGGATATCACTAAACTGCCAGCACATCTTCAAGAGAAGTTTTTGTTATCTGATGAAGAAAAACAGCAAATCCTTAATGCTTTTCAAACAGAAATAGAAAATATCTCAGCTCGCAGGGGATATAAAGCACAGGATGTAATTTCACTTTCCGACAATACACCTAATCTTGATCAGCTGCTTGCGAATTTCAAGCAGGAACACCACCATACAGATGATGAAGTAAGGTTCATCGTCAGCGGTCATGGGGTGTTTGTCATTCAGGGGAAGGATGGCGAATTTTTTGAAGTGTTCCTGAATCCAGGAGACTTAATTTCAGTCCCTGAAAATACACGTCATTATTTCACCCTTCAGGATGACCGCCGAGTAGTTGCGGTAAGAATTTTCGTTACAACTGAAGGCTGGGTGCCAATTTACGAAGAGGAAAAAATCAGCCAGTGA
- a CDS encoding methylthioribulose 1-phosphate dehydratase → MSSVETKWEELADVKAELAERDWFMGTSGNLAIKVNSDPVEFLVTASGKDKRKRTDEDFLLVDEYGRPVEETHLRPSAETLLHVEVYKKTHAGCSLHVHTIDNNVISEVYGDRGEVQFQGQELIKAFDIWEEDAVLKIPIIPNYAHIPTLAKAFSEHVKGDTGAVLIRNHGITVWGRNAFEAKKILEATEFLFRYQLRLLEHKPFQLFKVV, encoded by the coding sequence ATGAGCAGTGTAGAGACGAAGTGGGAAGAATTGGCTGACGTGAAAGCAGAACTGGCTGAACGCGACTGGTTTATGGGAACCAGTGGAAACCTTGCAATTAAAGTAAATAGTGACCCAGTAGAATTCCTTGTGACTGCGAGTGGAAAAGATAAACGAAAGCGGACAGACGAAGACTTTTTGTTAGTTGACGAATATGGCCGGCCAGTCGAGGAAACACATCTTAGGCCTTCCGCTGAAACTTTGCTTCATGTCGAAGTATACAAGAAAACACATGCTGGCTGCAGCCTGCATGTCCATACCATTGATAACAATGTTATCTCGGAAGTTTATGGGGACAGGGGAGAAGTGCAATTCCAGGGACAGGAATTGATTAAAGCTTTCGATATTTGGGAGGAAGATGCTGTTCTTAAAATTCCCATTATTCCTAATTATGCGCATATACCGACCCTCGCTAAAGCATTTTCAGAGCACGTAAAAGGCGATACGGGTGCCGTCCTGATCCGGAACCACGGCATTACAGTCTGGGGAAGGAATGCATTTGAAGCAAAGAAAATCCTTGAAGCAACCGAATTTCTATTCCGTTATCAATTAAGGCTGCTGGAGCACAAGCCATTCCAATTGTTCAAGGTTGTTTAA
- a CDS encoding MarR family winged helix-turn-helix transcriptional regulator, translated as MNNETEKSLKLFIVLSRAYRAVNEKVNKVIQKNGLNPTEFAVLELLYHKGEQPLQQIGGKILLASGSITYVVDKLEEKGYLNRVACPKDRRVTYAKISEDGKKLIEEIFPEHSALIHELMDSLSDDEKGTAIELLKKLGLSVSKY; from the coding sequence ATGAACAATGAGACAGAAAAATCTTTGAAATTATTTATTGTATTGTCCAGAGCTTATCGGGCAGTAAATGAAAAAGTGAACAAAGTCATTCAGAAGAATGGACTAAACCCAACCGAGTTTGCCGTTCTTGAACTCCTGTATCATAAAGGGGAGCAGCCCCTTCAGCAGATTGGCGGGAAAATTCTGCTCGCAAGCGGCAGTATTACCTATGTAGTCGATAAGCTCGAAGAAAAGGGTTATCTAAATCGGGTTGCCTGCCCAAAAGATCGAAGAGTGACATACGCAAAAATTTCAGAAGACGGCAAAAAATTGATAGAAGAAATTTTTCCAGAACATAGTGCATTGATTCACGAATTAATGGACAGCCTGTCTGATGATGAAAAAGGCACTGCGATTGAGCTGTTAAAAAAGCTTGGATTATCTGTAAGCAAATATTAA
- a CDS encoding aspartyl-phosphate phosphatase Spo0E family protein produces MYQSQNALLKEIDRVRELMMAAALETGYTSAETVRRSQELDTLIYEYQALCRETELQRQRTRILFRQMILLTKKQYILSHA; encoded by the coding sequence GTGTATCAATCGCAAAATGCTTTGTTGAAAGAAATTGATCGCGTTAGGGAATTGATGATGGCTGCTGCACTGGAAACTGGATATACAAGTGCAGAAACAGTCCGTCGCAGCCAGGAACTTGACACTTTGATTTATGAATATCAAGCATTGTGCAGGGAGACGGAATTACAGCGGCAGAGAACAAGAATCCTTTTCAGACAGATGATCCTGCTTACAAAGAAACAATATATTTTATCGCATGCGTAA
- a CDS encoding phosphotransferase enzyme family protein: protein MEKAVESLMGEKLLNDFLERYGLEPEVKKLGDFENYVFEAYQKGHPYIMRITHSSHRIKDEILSELDWMRHLHSNGLSVPEVFQSKSGKLVEEAAAEDGSLFFCCLYAKAGGNPVSVRSEQFNTELFEKWGEMTGKMHSATKTYHPSEGIKRRGSWDDDDLLQVKKYYPDKERDLVRNAEEVISAITTLSKNIDSYGVIHTDIHSGNFFYDGEKIQVFDFDDASYHWFASDIAIPLYYSILYRIPVTDREERQRFGKIFLDSFIHGYEKGNTLPEGWKEQVPLFLMLRDVVLYAVLHKKIAPEDRNDNLLAMMEEIADRIKNKQPIVNID from the coding sequence ATGGAAAAGGCAGTGGAATCGCTGATGGGCGAGAAACTGTTGAATGATTTCCTGGAGCGTTATGGATTAGAGCCGGAAGTAAAAAAGCTGGGAGATTTCGAGAATTATGTTTTTGAAGCCTATCAGAAGGGCCATCCATATATCATGCGAATCACTCATAGTTCTCATCGGATCAAGGATGAAATTCTATCCGAACTGGATTGGATGAGACATCTGCACAGTAACGGCCTGTCTGTTCCAGAGGTCTTCCAGTCGAAAAGCGGAAAATTAGTTGAAGAGGCAGCTGCAGAAGATGGAAGTCTATTCTTCTGCTGCTTATACGCTAAAGCGGGAGGGAACCCTGTCTCTGTCCGTTCAGAGCAATTCAACACTGAATTATTTGAAAAATGGGGAGAAATGACAGGGAAGATGCATAGTGCGACCAAAACCTACCATCCATCAGAAGGGATCAAAAGACGTGGCAGCTGGGACGATGATGACCTTCTTCAGGTCAAAAAGTATTACCCCGACAAAGAGCGGGACTTGGTAAGGAATGCAGAAGAAGTAATATCAGCTATAACTACACTTTCGAAAAATATCGATAGCTATGGAGTCATCCACACAGATATCCATTCCGGTAATTTCTTTTATGATGGAGAAAAGATTCAGGTTTTTGATTTTGATGATGCTAGTTACCATTGGTTTGCATCGGACATCGCGATACCGTTATATTACTCCATACTTTATAGAATTCCTGTCACTGATAGAGAGGAACGCCAGCGTTTTGGGAAAATATTTTTGGACTCTTTTATCCATGGATATGAGAAAGGGAATACGCTTCCAGAAGGCTGGAAGGAACAAGTCCCTTTGTTCCTCATGCTCAGGGATGTTGTCCTGTATGCAGTACTGCATAAGAAAATCGCTCCAGAGGACAGGAATGACAATTTACTGGCCATGATGGAAGAAATCGCGGACAGGATCAAAAATAAACAACCAATTGTGAATATTGATTAA
- a CDS encoding MFS transporter, with amino-acid sequence MSQSAAAVKVTPQNQNETTYKILFIIGLVHLLNDSIQSVIPAMFPILEKSMGLSFTQLGMIAFSLNIVSSILQPLIGMATDKKPMPYALPLGLTSTMFGVLGLAFASSFELVILSVLFIGLGSAVFHPEGSRVAYMAAGPRRGLAQSIYQVGGNSGQALAPLITALILVPLGQFGAVWFTLVAAIAVGLLLYIASWYTRKLDYEKIAAKTSLATKKFNNGISKNIKMALILILFLIFARSWYISGMTNFYAFYAIDKYGLSIKEAQMFLFAFLVAGAFGTFFGGPLADRFGKKNIIFISMVATAPLSAIMPFVPSSVAFFLLLMSGFILMSSFSVTVVYAQELVPGKIGTMAGLTVGLAFGMGAIGSVGLGYLADLIGLPLMITCVGFLPLLGILTIFLPSDQKLAEWNR; translated from the coding sequence ATGAGCCAATCAGCTGCTGCAGTCAAAGTAACACCCCAGAATCAAAATGAAACAACGTATAAAATACTTTTTATCATCGGTTTAGTTCACTTGTTGAACGATTCTATCCAGTCTGTCATTCCGGCGATGTTCCCAATTTTGGAGAAATCGATGGGTCTTTCATTTACCCAATTAGGAATGATCGCCTTTTCATTGAATATCGTTTCTTCCATTCTTCAGCCTTTGATTGGAATGGCAACCGACAAAAAACCGATGCCATATGCCCTTCCGCTCGGCCTGACCTCAACAATGTTCGGCGTACTTGGCCTTGCATTCGCTTCGAGTTTTGAATTGGTCATCCTTTCTGTTTTATTCATCGGTCTTGGTTCTGCTGTTTTCCATCCCGAAGGATCGCGGGTTGCCTATATGGCAGCAGGCCCTCGCAGAGGGTTGGCCCAATCCATTTATCAGGTCGGCGGCAATTCCGGGCAGGCACTTGCCCCGCTCATTACAGCGCTGATTTTAGTCCCGCTTGGCCAGTTCGGCGCGGTATGGTTTACGCTTGTTGCGGCAATTGCAGTTGGACTGCTCCTATATATAGCTTCGTGGTACACCCGCAAATTGGATTATGAAAAAATTGCGGCCAAAACCAGCCTGGCCACCAAAAAATTTAATAATGGCATCTCAAAAAATATTAAAATGGCCCTTATACTGATTCTATTTTTAATCTTTGCAAGATCCTGGTATATCTCTGGCATGACGAATTTCTATGCCTTTTATGCGATCGACAAATATGGACTTTCGATTAAGGAAGCCCAGATGTTCCTGTTCGCATTTCTTGTTGCCGGTGCGTTCGGGACATTCTTCGGCGGCCCGCTCGCAGACCGTTTTGGAAAAAAGAACATTATCTTTATTTCCATGGTGGCGACTGCACCTTTGTCGGCAATCATGCCGTTTGTACCTAGTTCGGTTGCCTTCTTCTTGTTGTTGATGAGCGGATTTATCTTGATGTCTAGCTTTTCAGTAACGGTTGTCTATGCTCAGGAATTGGTACCGGGTAAAATCGGAACGATGGCCGGCCTGACAGTAGGCCTGGCGTTCGGAATGGGTGCTATCGGGTCTGTCGGACTTGGATATCTCGCAGACTTGATTGGGCTGCCCCTGATGATAACATGTGTCGGTTTCCTGCCTTTACTTGGAATCTTAACTATTTTCCTTCCGTCAGATCAAAAACTGGCTGAATGGAACAGGTAG
- a CDS encoding FAD-dependent oxidoreductase, with the protein MSEKFDVIVVGAGPAGTSCAYNCAKSGLKVLLIERGEYPGSKNVMGGVLYRKQMEDIIPEFWKEAPLERPVVEQRFWMMDKESVVQFGYKGLEWAAEPYNNFTVLRAQFDQWFAQKAVEQGALLINETVVTECIVENGKVVGIRTDRPDGEAFADVVVLADGVNSLLSKQLGFHREFRPDEVALTVMEVINLPKDKINERFNLEGNHGTTIEIFGDSTKGNLGTAFLYTNKESLNIGVGTTLSSMIKAKLKPYELLDYLKKHPMVRPYLEGGESAEYLAHLIPEGGFHSVPRVAGNGVLVVGDAAQLVNAIHREGSNMAMASGQMAAEAIVEAKKDGDFSEKSLNRYKEALFGSFIIKDLEKYKDAAHTFETYPQYFKEYLPMMNKAMSKFFTVDGTPKREKQKEIMRSVTAEKGTFKVMQDIYRAWKAVK; encoded by the coding sequence ATGTCTGAAAAATTTGATGTCATCGTCGTAGGAGCCGGCCCTGCTGGAACATCTTGTGCCTACAATTGTGCGAAAAGCGGACTGAAAGTACTGTTGATTGAACGCGGTGAATATCCTGGCTCGAAAAATGTTATGGGTGGTGTTCTATACCGCAAGCAAATGGAAGATATCATTCCCGAGTTCTGGAAGGAAGCGCCGCTTGAGAGACCAGTCGTAGAACAGCGATTCTGGATGATGGATAAGGAATCGGTCGTCCAGTTTGGATATAAAGGTCTTGAATGGGCTGCTGAACCATATAATAATTTCACCGTGCTGCGTGCACAGTTCGACCAGTGGTTCGCACAGAAAGCAGTCGAGCAAGGTGCATTATTGATCAATGAAACAGTTGTTACAGAATGTATTGTTGAAAATGGGAAAGTGGTTGGCATCCGTACAGACCGGCCTGATGGAGAAGCATTTGCTGATGTCGTAGTCCTTGCTGATGGGGTAAACTCCCTGCTCTCCAAGCAGCTTGGTTTCCACAGGGAATTCCGTCCTGATGAAGTTGCCTTGACAGTTATGGAGGTTATCAATCTTCCTAAGGATAAAATCAATGAACGATTCAACCTTGAAGGCAATCATGGAACCACAATCGAGATTTTCGGTGATTCAACAAAAGGTAACCTGGGTACAGCATTCCTCTATACCAACAAAGAAAGCTTGAATATTGGAGTAGGAACAACACTATCAAGCATGATCAAAGCAAAGCTAAAGCCATATGAGCTGCTGGATTATCTTAAAAAGCATCCAATGGTGCGTCCTTATCTAGAGGGAGGCGAGTCTGCAGAATATCTTGCCCACTTGATTCCTGAGGGAGGATTCCATTCGGTCCCGCGAGTTGCCGGCAATGGAGTGCTCGTGGTAGGAGACGCTGCACAGCTTGTCAACGCGATTCACCGTGAGGGTTCCAATATGGCGATGGCATCAGGCCAGATGGCTGCTGAAGCAATCGTAGAGGCTAAAAAAGATGGCGACTTCAGCGAGAAAAGCCTGAACCGCTATAAGGAAGCATTATTCGGAAGCTTCATCATCAAGGATCTTGAAAAGTATAAGGATGCTGCACATACCTTTGAGACATACCCCCAGTACTTCAAGGAATACCTGCCAATGATGAACAAAGCAATGAGCAAGTTCTTTACAGTGGATGGGACACCAAAGAGAGAAAAACAAAAAGAAATCATGCGCAGCGTAACGGCCGAAAAAGGAACCTTTAAGGTTATGCAAGATATTTATCGTGCCTGGAAGGCGGTGAAATAA
- a CDS encoding electron transfer flavoprotein subunit beta/FixA family protein produces MHIVVCVKQVPDTKIIKINPKTNTLDRRSAPAILNPYDAHAVQEAVKIRNKTGGTISVLSMGPPQAVAVIKKSVEIGADKGYLISDRAFAGADTLATSYALSKALEKISKDNPIDLVICGKHAIDGDTGQVGPGIARRLDIPPITNVIEVSEVNSDEKYVHIKRKQIDGYEVLQSQLPCLLTVEKEINDIEYAPLPNMIKAARFEPVIWSVNDLEDVDRTQLGLKGSPTIVGKMFSPPKLEGGKRLEGSTDSQVEQLMGVLLERKDLLKLNTANS; encoded by the coding sequence ATGCACATTGTCGTATGTGTCAAGCAAGTGCCCGATACAAAAATCATTAAAATTAATCCCAAAACCAATACTCTGGACAGGAGAAGTGCACCGGCCATATTGAATCCTTATGATGCCCATGCTGTCCAGGAAGCAGTGAAAATCAGGAATAAAACAGGCGGTACGATTTCGGTTCTATCCATGGGCCCGCCTCAGGCCGTCGCTGTCATAAAGAAGAGTGTTGAAATTGGCGCTGACAAGGGTTACTTGATTTCTGACAGAGCATTCGCGGGTGCAGATACACTGGCTACAAGCTATGCCCTTTCCAAAGCACTCGAAAAGATTTCAAAGGATAATCCGATTGACCTTGTCATCTGCGGTAAGCATGCCATTGATGGCGACACAGGACAAGTAGGACCAGGTATTGCCCGTCGGCTTGATATTCCGCCCATTACGAATGTTATAGAAGTTTCAGAGGTTAATAGCGATGAAAAATATGTTCATATTAAACGAAAACAAATAGATGGCTATGAGGTCCTCCAATCTCAGCTTCCTTGCCTGTTGACAGTTGAAAAGGAGATTAATGACATAGAGTATGCACCACTGCCAAATATGATCAAGGCTGCCAGATTTGAACCAGTGATCTGGTCGGTGAATGACCTTGAGGATGTTGATAGAACACAGCTGGGCCTAAAAGGGTCGCCAACAATCGTTGGCAAAATGTTCAGTCCTCCTAAGCTTGAAGGAGGGAAACGACTTGAAGGAAGCACGGATTCTCAGGTAGAACAGCTGATGGGAGTATTGTTGGAACGAAAAGATTTATTGAAATTAAATACAGCCAACTCTTGA
- a CDS encoding ferredoxin family protein, with amino-acid sequence MSTTNIEEKQFLLRFKCDTKSHLTVLDHDVCMTQCPDKLCTVFCPAEVYKWEGKRMQVGYEGCHECGSCRIGCPYQNIKWEYPKGGHGIVFRLA; translated from the coding sequence ATGTCAACGACAAACATCGAGGAAAAACAATTTCTTTTAAGGTTTAAGTGTGACACAAAATCACATCTGACAGTCCTGGACCATGATGTCTGCATGACGCAATGCCCGGATAAACTTTGCACCGTATTCTGTCCGGCTGAGGTTTACAAGTGGGAAGGGAAAAGGATGCAGGTAGGCTACGAAGGCTGTCATGAGTGCGGAAGCTGCCGGATTGGCTGCCCATACCAGAACATCAAATGGGAATATCCAAAGGGCGGTCATGGCATCGTTTTCAGGCTTGCATAA
- a CDS encoding hemerythrin domain-containing protein yields MTGCISGLNSDSSFVLSEGLQQLKNEHPPLLAMLAKLLDLSVEIEEGKQMDNNFSELRRLVVQFLAALEPHSEREEGVLFEMMAAYIGREMGPIAVMEYEHDQAKHFIGTFLHNTRDGAAGFTKEQMVENAQLIKNANYTLVSHFSKEESILFPMAENMLSVEEKQELAERIKLI; encoded by the coding sequence ATGACAGGCTGTATAAGCGGATTAAACTCTGATTCAAGTTTCGTATTAAGTGAGGGTCTTCAACAGTTAAAAAATGAACATCCGCCATTATTAGCAATGCTGGCAAAACTTCTGGATCTTTCAGTGGAAATAGAGGAAGGAAAGCAAATGGACAACAACTTTTCAGAGCTCAGGAGGCTCGTAGTCCAGTTCCTCGCTGCGCTGGAACCGCATTCTGAGCGTGAAGAGGGTGTTTTGTTTGAGATGATGGCAGCTTATATAGGCAGGGAAATGGGTCCTATTGCCGTTATGGAGTATGAGCATGATCAGGCTAAACACTTCATCGGGACTTTCCTGCATAACACAAGGGATGGAGCTGCAGGATTCACCAAGGAGCAGATGGTCGAAAATGCTCAATTGATCAAGAATGCAAACTATACTTTGGTAAGCCATTTCTCTAAGGAAGAGAGCATACTGTTCCCAATGGCAGAGAATATGCTAAGTGTGGAAGAAAAGCAAGAATTGGCCGAGCGCATTAAGTTGATATAA
- a CDS encoding electron transfer flavoprotein subunit alpha/FixB family protein, translating into MEENQGVWVFIEVNEGKIEGVSLELLGAGRKLADKLDVPLAGVMLGEGVLPLANEVIYAGADQVYVVDHPVLKDYRTESYMKGVCVLAEKYKPEIFLYGATPNGKDLASAVATDLSTGLTADTTMLDVDVEKRLLEASRPAFGGNIMATILCKKHRPQMATVRPKVMKAIEPDTGRKGVIIQEELELKEEDMRTKVLKIVKDVTKKASLAEAHVIVAGGKGLGDIQGFQLIHELAEVIGASVGGTRDVVEAGWLKHEQQVGQTGETVTPKIYFAIGISGAIQHVEGMKNSELIIAINKDPNAPIFDVATYGIVGDALEIVPKLIKQFKELSKEKGGEMSYV; encoded by the coding sequence ATGGAAGAAAACCAGGGAGTCTGGGTATTCATTGAAGTAAATGAAGGAAAAATCGAAGGCGTGTCACTTGAATTACTGGGTGCTGGAAGGAAGCTTGCCGACAAGCTGGATGTTCCGCTAGCCGGAGTGATGCTTGGTGAAGGTGTCCTCCCTTTAGCAAACGAAGTAATCTATGCTGGAGCGGACCAGGTTTATGTTGTAGACCATCCGGTACTGAAAGATTACCGGACCGAGTCATACATGAAAGGTGTGTGTGTACTGGCAGAAAAATATAAGCCGGAGATCTTCCTTTATGGTGCGACTCCAAATGGAAAGGACCTTGCGAGTGCAGTTGCGACGGATCTAAGTACAGGGCTGACTGCTGACACAACAATGCTTGATGTTGACGTTGAGAAAAGGCTGCTTGAGGCAAGCCGTCCGGCATTTGGCGGAAATATTATGGCCACCATACTTTGTAAAAAACATAGACCACAAATGGCTACAGTACGCCCGAAGGTCATGAAAGCCATTGAACCTGATACTGGCCGAAAGGGAGTCATCATACAGGAAGAGCTGGAACTAAAGGAAGAGGACATGCGCACTAAAGTGCTTAAAATTGTGAAGGACGTAACAAAAAAAGCGAGCCTGGCAGAAGCGCATGTTATCGTAGCAGGTGGAAAAGGATTAGGCGATATACAAGGGTTCCAGCTTATTCATGAGCTGGCTGAAGTCATAGGAGCAAGCGTCGGCGGCACGAGAGATGTCGTAGAAGCAGGCTGGCTGAAGCATGAACAGCAGGTTGGACAGACTGGAGAAACTGTAACACCTAAAATTTATTTTGCCATCGGGATATCTGGGGCAATACAACACGTGGAGGGCATGAAAAATTCCGAATTGATCATCGCTATCAATAAAGATCCAAATGCACCAATTTTCGATGTCGCAACATATGGGATTGTCGGTGATGCGTTGGAAATCGTTCCAAAGCTGATTAAGCAATTCAAAGAGCTCAGCAAAGAGAAGGGCGGGGAAATGAGCTATGTCTGA